Below is a genomic region from Rosa chinensis cultivar Old Blush chromosome 5, RchiOBHm-V2, whole genome shotgun sequence.
CGACAGTAAATTGGCATTACAGACAAAAATTGATTAATGGTGAATGGACTCAATTCAGCcacagaggaaaaaaaaaatgtgaattgCAACCAAGGGAAGGAATTGGTGCCCGTAGAGGCGGAGCTAAGGTTGAAAATTTAGGTGAGCAGCTGGGACACTGGATATGCGCTatagacaaaaaaaatttggtggGTTGACTTAACTCTACtaaatgaaaaggaaagaaaatttaTCTAGCTTGAGCAAAAAATGGAGTCTTCCTTCCCTCTTATTTCGCAAAAAATGTTCTTTTTGAATCAAGCTCACGGAGCGaaatagtatattcatcacaagccagaataacTATgccgctgtcatttaaggacatagacagacaaaggaggtagtggtagtacccacaatggtacgTAGAAATAGACCCACTCGTTATACATTTCAGACCGTAGAGATAGCGGAGAttctcctttggtactacgtcGGAGGCGCTAGAGATgtaggttcctaatacaaggaaattattgtaaatagACTAAAAAGCCAAAAAAATAGAGTTGGGCCAAGGGCCAAAGCCTTAGCCCAATTAAAGGCTCAGTAGGGTAGCCCAAAATGAAAAGCTCAACAGCACAAGGCCCAGCAGGATTTAGAACCGGCCCAAACTTCTCGCGCGTTCGTGCAGCGCCGTCTGCTTCCACCACCTGTCCGCCATACCTTGCCGCTCCGACCACGTTCAACCAAGCAGCGTCGGCCGATCCAGCATACCACGGCCACCTCTCGGCCTCGCCGTGCACTCCACGTTTACAATCCATCTCTTAACGCCATTGCCTCAGCAACAAGCACTAAAGTAATCCCAAGCTGTCTATTTGCTGCAAATAAAAGATTACCATCCTCATTGCGAAGAACAAAACCAATAGTAGCTAGACCATTTTGAACAGAGTCAGAGCCATCGAAGGTCATAAGTTTATATAGCTAAAAGCTAGCTgatgagtttttattttatttatttatttattattattattattattattttttagaagATGTTGATGATTGGTTCACGTGTCGTAATTTtgtttacccaatttaaatatTTTACTAACGTATACTATCACGTTTACTAACATATACTATCacaataaatgacaaggaataCTTCATGTAACCTACCACAAGTCCACAACCATGTATATGAGCACAAATGCCATTCCATTCAACATTCACGAACcttgtatcaaaaaaaaaaaagcaaaacatTCACGAACCCAAATCAACGCAAATAATgtatgtcataaaaaaaaaaacgcaaatCATGTCAAATGTAAACATGTAACTAACTTGCTGCAGTAATTTCAATGAATAAAGGGTCCATATTTCTTAACATTTTTCAACCAGACAACCATAGAATATAACCAAGTCGTCATCTCGTAGTCTCTCCAAGTTCATATATTAAAGGAAAATGAAGCAATGTATTAATAATAAAGTCGTTCATGAATaaacatcaaaaaaaaaaaaaaaaaaaacagtcgtTCATGAATTTCAATGCGATTTTTGTATATTTTCCAACGACTAATAAATGTTATTTATTTGATTTATAAACACAAAGAACATAGAAAGTCTCACCCTTAATCGCTCAACAAAAGCTTACAAAAAGCTCGATTCACGATGTATTACAGTAAATTGACGGTCGAGGATAGATAGACAACCATTTTGGGTGGCTTCAAATCTTCTGTCCCCATTTCCCTATTAAATTTCGACACGTGGCATTTGACGTCTCCTCAGCCTAACCACCTCATACCAGCCTACAAACCCCGTGTTCTTCTGTCCCAACTACCTCTCTGTGGTTTTTAGCctggggtttctgggttttcagaaattttggaaTCTTTGCAGATGAAGAGCAACGGGTCATGGGCTCCAAACAAATTAGAATCCAAATAGGTTGGAAATTTTTTTCTATATATGTGTAccgcttttcttttttcttcgtCTCTTCAATTTTCTGCACTCGCCTCTGGGAGTTCGACTGATGGGTACGCGCGGCGGTTCCGACGAGCCGATTGTTCGAACCCCATGGGGGCCGATTCGAATGGTTGATTCACTACATCTGGTAATTGTTTTCTCTtctaatattaatttttttgtttgatttgtttcgGTTGAATAGGTTTCGCGAATTTAGGGTTTGGAAATTAGATTCTGTGCTTTACTTTGCTCGTTTTCAGGTCTGTAGCTCTCGATCTGTGGGTGAGTGAAATGCATTTTGGGTAAATGTGTTTTGCGAATTTAGGGTTTGAAAATTAGATTTAGTGCTTTACTTTGTTCGTTTTCACGTCTGTAGCTCTCAATCTGTGTGTGAGTTCGTTTTCACGTCTGTAGCTCTCAATCTGTGGGTGAGTGAAATGCATTTTGGGTAAATGTGTTTTGCGAATTTAGGGTTTGAAAATTAGATTTAGTGCTTTACTTTGTTCGTTTTCACGTTTGTAGCTCTCAATCTGTGTGTGAGTGGAATGCATGTCTTGTGGTCCTGGAACAATATTTTTTAAGTTGGTCCGAGGGATTTCTGGGAATTTAAAATAATTGACATCATTGTTACTTCTAGACTTGTATATTGTTCATCATTTTGTTTCTTAAATCTATTGGTCAATGTCGGGGCGGAACTGTGTAGGAGGCTATATGGGCTATAGCCCAACCGAGATTTGGGCTGAAAAACCTTGAAGTATGAGTATATCTTACCCCTGAGCCCAGagtagcccaaaaaaaaaaaaacacaaacagtCGAAACCTAAACTCAAATCGACTCAAACCTAAGCTAAAGGGCGGCTGCAGCAACTCAGCAAGCCGTCGTCTCTcctctctgctctctctctctctccccggcACGACCGCATTGATAAGTCTGGGTTTTTGCCTTTCtgggtttctattttcattcaaTCAATCATTCAAGTCTCTTAGGTGGCGTTCGGtaacgttttcaagtcatctttttcattttataaaatgaaaatgacttgaaaatgcgttcgttggtctgttttcaaaaatgcagaaaataatttttgaaaataattttttattttactcctaaaacaggaaaacgacaaatagacgttttcaccttttcattctcatattttagaaaacacggagatatattttccaaaacaaagaaaaaaaagaatgtgctctcttcttccatattctcacgtcgctatcttcttctcaggtttgtctctcatctctagtcgcaatcttctctcgtttttgaaaattgttttcggaataagctaccggacacattttcgaatctcaaaaatccaatcttgttttctcttttttattttcaaaatcagtttttgaaaaatcatttttaaaaacgttaccggacaagcccttactttctgggttttcagtttTCAGTCTTCAAGTCTTCGGATTTCTGGGTCGAACTCAAGCAGCAAAGTAGCGACGGCGCAAAGCATAGACGTTCTGAAGCTTGGTTCGATTTTTGGGTTCGATTTCGGATTCTTCAAGGTTGGTTGTGATTCTTCAAGTTCGGTTACTTtgttcgatttctgggttcgaattgcaTGATTTGCATCTGTTTTGCCTTTTGCCAGTGTATAAATTCGTTAAATTGAGATGAGAGTATGAGACATTTGTATATCAATATATGACATGCAATTTGTATACGAGAATTGAGATGAGAAATTATATAATTGAGATGAAATTAGCATCTGTTTTGGtatgaaaataatatgaatCAAGCATCTGTTTTGGACCTTTGGTAATGCAATGTCGGAGTATGCTGccagttttggatttttggtatGCTGCCAATTTTGGTATTTAGTATCCTCGATTTCTATTTCTGAACTTTCTGTTATGCAAGCTTGCTGTTAAGGTTTACAAGTTTACAAGTGATATTCCATCATGTTCTCAAAATTTTTATGTACTTAAAATTAGCCCACCCCATTTTCAGATCTTGGTTCCGCCACTGGTCAATGTGAATGTGAAGTGTGACTGTTCATCATTTTGTTTCTTAATCTATTGGTCAATGTGAATGTGAAGTGTGAGTGAAATGCATGTCTTGTGGTCCTGGAACAATAATTTTTAAGTTGTTCTGAGGGATTTCTGGGAATTTAAAATAATTGAGATCGTTGTTACTTCTAGATTCGTACACAGTTCATCATTTTGTGTCTTAATCTATTGGTCTATATAAATGTAAAGTTTCTGTCATTGCACAATTTATGtatctatatttttttaattttactttttttttttcctagaattcgaaaacttccGAGCCTTCAATTCCTATTGTCGATGTGCTATTATGATCTCTGCATCCTGTTGCGGTAGCTGCTTCTGACAGGACCAGCACAAGATTTTGGACGTTGGGTCATGAACACCGTACATAGGTCACTGAAGATCATGAACACCGTACGCAGGTCAATGAAGATCATTCCAAGGCTTTTCGTTTTTTTGTAAGTACTCATACATTACAATTTAATCTTATATGAATCAAAGTGGTTAGCTgctgtgttgtttattgatagGGGAAATTAttggtcactccctgtacttttagggagtcgacagttcagtccctgctatcctaatttcgacaagttactcctcagactttcaaatctcacacaatttggtccaaaatgactattttgcccctcccttcctctttttgttttttatttttctctcctctcccctcctttcttctaaaattcataattaattcatacgaactccgatatttgcgttccatatatgtacgagatcgtatcgatgagctccacaacttttatgaagaaagtttttccaaattttgtatgtataaaaagtcaattttcacaaccgctccaaataacattcgtttcgaaaatccactttcttctaaaattcataattaattcatacaaactctaatttttgcgttccatatatgcacaagattgtatcaacgagctctacaactttcatgaagaaagttgttccaaattttgtacgtataaaaagtcattttcactacccccctaaataacgttcgtttcgaaaatctcctttcttctaaaattcataattaattcatacaaactccgatttttgcgttccatatatgtacgagattgtatcgatgagctctacaacttttatgaaggaagttttttcaaattttgtatgtataaacagtcaattttcacgacccccccccccccccccccccccccccccccccaaccacaaaataacacacacacaatatttgaattatgaatattgagactatttcataagtagttgtacgagaaattcggtttcgtatcaattttagtttcgaaatgaacgttatttaggggggggtcgtgaaaattgactttttatacatacaaaatttggaaaaaatttcttcataaaaattgtagagatcatagatacgatctcgtacatatatggaacgcaaatatcggagttcgtatgaattaattatgaattttagaagaaaggagatttttgaaatgaatgttatttagggggggggtcctgaaaattgactttttatacatacaaaatttggaaaaactttcttcataaaaattatAGAGATCCTCGATACGATCttgtacatatatggaacgcaaatatcggagttcgtatgaattaattatgaattttagaagaaaggagattttcgaaacgaacgttatttaggggggtagtgaaaatgactttttatacgtacaaaatttggaacaactttcttcatgaaagttgtagagctcgttgatacaatcttgtgcatatatggaacgcaaaaatcagagtttgtatgaattaattatgaattttagaagaaagtggattttcgaaacgaatgttatttggagcggtcgtgaaaattgactttttatacatacaaaatttggaaaaactttcttcataaaagttgtggagctcatcgatatgatctcgtacatatatggaacgcaaatatcggagttcgtatgaattaattataaattggGATTTTGTccacttaccccatttttagggatttttttcccacttaccccattaagtttttttaattctctcttacccaatacactctaagggagtcttccctaataccttttttttgtttttaatttttttttaataccattttaccctcacccccttgttacttagagagagagagaaaaaaaaatagaagagagagaaaccatgggagacttcgccggagccggtcaccggctgccggaatccggtcaccggccgccggattccggccaacttcgccggattccggccaacctcgccggattccggccaaccttGCCGGAATCctgtcgccggatttcggtcacccaatagacatctattgccccccaatagacgtctattgcccccaatagacgtctattgccccccaatagacgtctattgccccccaatagacgtctattgccccccaatagacgtctattgccccccaatagacgtctattgccccccaatagacgtctattgccccccaatagacgtctattgccccccaatagacgactatcagccatgtattgccccccaatagatgactatcagctatgtattgcccccaatagacgactatcaaccatgtattgccccccaatagactcctattgcccctcaataggactttcagttgccagaatgggaactaatctccctaaatttagacaaataaaactttgattacagaaaaaaaacaaggagattacatcaattcaaaacgtctattgccccccaatagccgtctattgcccccaatagaacttaaAGGATCTCATCCTTTAATTGATTGAACCATAAGCACCTCATCCTTCTTTGCGCTCTTAGCCTCCTCTATAACCCCCACTCACTCACTGCAACAAAAACACACACATCAATCTCACTCAATCAAAACATCAAACACCTGGTGCGCACCAAAAACACCAACACACCTAGTCTCAATTTCGACAGAATCGGCGCCGCTTTTCTTTTGCTGAAGCATGAACGTCTTGGTGATCAAATTGCAGAACAGGTACACAAATTGCACCGAGGAATTACACGGAATCGGATACGTGATCTTGTTGTAGTACTCGATAGGCATGTTCGAGTCCACAAGCGAAACAATCGGAACCTGCAACCTATGCGCCTCGAGAATCACCGACGACTTCCTCTCGGAGTCGAAAACCACGAGGCAGTCCGGCGGCTGAGTCGGTCCGAAGACGATCTTCTTCCGACGAGACCTGAACTTCTTAGGGCTGTGACTATTGGTGAGGAAGCCGCCGGTGCGCCAGAGAGTGTTCATGGAGGGAGACGGTGACCAAAATTGAATGTCGTAATTGGTCCACCTGTGGAAAACTCCGGCGACGGTGGCCTCATATCGAGTCTGCCGTTCGGGATTGCCGTCAGATCCGACCAACCCCTTCCCCAAACTCGCCGGCAAGCTCCGCATCCTCGATAGCGATGACGCCTCCGGTGACTGGTACCAATTCAAACCGGCGCAAAAGATTTGACCGTGATACGCGACGATGGCTTTAGATCCAGGTGACGACGTCTTGATCTCTACCGTCGCGTGCCTATCTTTGGTCTTCTCCGGCAGTCCTCCGTTGCTCCCTGTCGTCCGCCTGCAGAAGAAGGCACCGGCAGTCAGGCGGGTTTAGGTTCACGTTTTTGatgtgcagagagagagagagagcgagatagAGTTGGTGTGCtatttgtagttttttaatttttttagggtAGAATCGTCTTTTGAATCTGTagttgggttagtgggaatagaATTCTGTTGGTGGTGTAAATGGGCTAAAATTAACCCATTTTGGTGCTAGTGGTCATAGACCCTTataaattttagaagaaaggaggggagaggagaggagagaaaaataaaaaacaaaaagaggaagggaggggcaaaatagtcattttggaccaaattgtgtgagatttgaaagtctgaggagtaacttgtcgaaattaggatagcagggactgaactgtcgacgccctaaaagtacagggagtgaccagtaatttccccttaTTGATATCTAATCTGCTTTACATAATTTCTTTGAAGATGATCCTTGTCTGCATGGTTTGTCAACATGTTTTTTAATGATTGTTATATTCTAATGCTACTTGTGTTTCTTTTTAAGTTATGAAAATGCCCATCACATCTTCACGGGGCTTCAAGTTCTTGTTACAAGGAGACCACCTAAAGCTTCTCGAACCATGCCTCCTCTTGATAGCCCTTTACCGCGATACCAACCCTATAATGGGCCACTTATTTCTCCCCCCAAAACTGTTAAGTATGTTAGCCCAGATTTACTAGTCAAACAATTTATTTTGATGCTAGCAATGAAATTTGAAGCACACCCTCGCTCCTCGTATTTGCTATATGTACTTGGAGGCTCGATTCTGCTTtatctcctttcttttttcataCTACCTGATGCACCTCCCgatgctcctgctggtggaccTCCTGGTGGGCCTCATGGTGGAGCTCCTAGTGGACCTGCTGATGGTCATGCTGATGATGGTCCTCCCAATGAAGGTAAAAATTCTGTCATTGGCTGTTTCAAACACTCAACTGGACCAACACCCTCTTTCCTCATCTGATTTGAGAAGGATTCCGTTGAGTTCTTAATAGTCAGACAAgtaaaacagaaataaaatttcagattcaCACGTACATATGCAGTCAGTTCATTAATTAGATCATGCCATACATATTATCACTTTTAAGAAGCATCTGTAAGTAACAATTCAACAAGTATTGCAGTGCAGTGTAAATACTTTATTTCAAGTAAGAAGAAACAGCCAATGACGGAATTTTTACCTCCATTGGGAGGACCATCATCAGCATGACCATCAGCAGGTTCACTAGGAGCTCCACCATGAGGCCCACCCAAAGGTCCACCAGGAGGTCCACCAGAAGGAGCATCGGGAGGTGCATCGGGTAGtatgaaaaaagaaaggagataAAGCAGAATCGAGCCTCTAAGTACATATAGCAAATACGAGGAGCGAGGGTGTGCTTCAAATTTCATTGCTAGCATCAAAATAAATTGTTTGACTAGTAAATCTGGGCTAACATACTTAACAGTTTTGGGGGGAGAAATAAATGGCCCAGTATAGGGTTGCTGTCGCGGTAAAGGGCTATCAAGAGGAGGCATGGTTCGAGAAGCTTTAGGTGGTCTCCTTGTAACAAGAACTTGAAGCCCCGTGAAGATGTGATGGGCATTTTCATAGCTTAAAAGAGAAACACAAGCAGCATTAGAATATAACAATCATTAAAAAACATGTTGACAAACCATGCAGACAAGGATCATCTTCAAAGAAATTATGTAAAGCAGACTAGatatcaataaacaacacagcAGCTAACCACTTTGATTCATATAAGATTAAATTGTAATGTATGAGTACTTACAAAAAACGAAAAGCCTTGGAATGATCTTCATTGACCTGCGTACGGTGTTCATGATCTTCATTGACCTGTGTACGGTGTTCATGACCCAACGTCTAAAATCTTGTGCAAAAAGGCTGTGAAGACCAAGCTGGTGCCACTGCACCGCATCATCTGGATCCTCAGCTACTGCCTACTTGGTAGTAGAACAGAAAAATGGAAATATACCTTTGTGAAAAGCTTGTTGTTTTAATTAGTTATAGTCTCTACTATAACACAGtgttcacaatatgcttttacATAACATATGTGTACCAAATGATATGATATTAGAACAAGTTTACATGCTAGGATATACAAGGAGTTCCCTGTCACGTCATCCATTATCAAGGGGGAGCTCCATTTTGTCATATCATGCCAATAGAAGTAAATGACATCTTAATAGCTCTTTAGTGATTACCTGTTTTAAGCTGTAATCAGTGTGTTCTCAGTCTCTATCAGTGCATTATGTTCAGTGTCAAATGCTGCTGAAATCTCATGTTGGGCTTTGTGGACCATTGCAAGCCCTGCCCATGCTATGTGAAGTTCAACAGAAACAGTCTCTCCATCTCTTGTAACTGAAGCCATTTCACTTCCTGCCAAGGCGCTGGGATCTTGATACCGTTCTGCATCCTTGGTTCGGTGTATTGCAACAGCATATCGTGTGGACATACAATTGAGCTCTAACTTGGCCACCTAGTCAATATCAATTTTTCCTTGTCTTTTCAACAGTCATTTTGGAAAAAAGAGCATCAAAGTCTAATCCTTCTAATACAAATCAACATGCAACACAAGCATGAGTACTAAAGTAATGACTATGCCATTTTGCCATTATGAATTGAGTTAGACACAGAGAAGTTATGCATCACTGTTTTCCAGAAaccaaatataaaaaattatggttgtaaaaaaataaaaccctcCATGAAGAATAAGACACCAAATGGACAACCTCAGTAAAAAAGCAATAAATGAACGAAGCAATGAGCCATGAGCACCTTCTCCAAGCACTTGCTGGAACTTCTATGATCACCATTCATATAATAGGCACTTGCAAGATTAGCCCATATATGTCCTGCTTTAGGATCTTCATTCAAGGATGTTAACAAACATTCCTTTGCAACATTGATAGCAGAAACGTGATCTGCAGAAGCACCTCCACCAGCACCTGAGAATTAACCAAGGGCACGCTATAATGATGCAGGTTCTTTGACCAGCGCATTATGATGATAAAGCAGCACTCTACAAAAAATTGACTGTTTGGGTCACCATTCTAAAAGCTTAAATAGTATACCGTTAGAAAGCAATGGAAGGGTATATGAAACTTGGAACCAAACTCATTAAAACCATACCTGCAACAACCATATCTACATAAAAGAAGGGCAGCATAATTGATCAAGGCGGTGGgatgattttgatctttgaggATCAACTCCTGGAAACAATTTTTTGACAGTTCCAAATATCCACTGAAAATCGCCAAATATCCACTGAAAATAGAACATGCAACAGTTTCAGGTTAGAGAACTATAGGAGGTCAAAACCTATAAAAGAAACACCATGTTGTTGAAAAGTGGTAATTTCATCCAACATTTAGCATGAGAATAACCCTGAGATATGACCGTAACATAATAAGCACACAATACAGACATGCGTGCAGGCAGAAAGATTGTTGCAGTTCCATTGCAGAACATAAAATTAAATACTATCCCTCCGCATGATTTTGAAATGTTAGCAATGTTTGAGTTAACCGTTGCTCATACTGGTAATGAGATTCATGCTCAGACACAATAAACACGTGTCTGCCTACCCACAATTATTGTTTCCCCTGTTTCTTAGTCACTCCAGTAGCCATTGCGAATGTTAAGGAACAAAAAATTCAAAGGATCAAAACACTTGAAAAACAAAAGGGTGAATCACTATTACCTTTGAAGGTAAGCAATTTCAAGGTTTGCAAGGCAATCATAGTTGGTATGGGCAACTGCTAACAAAGATGACAATACCGAAATGGCACTCTGAAAATAACGAAGTACATATCAGAAATTTTCAGAAAGCTGAATAAGAAGAAGCAACTATTATCAAGAGTGTCAATATAGACAATGTACCGGTTTTAAGTAGTATCAAACCAAGAGTATTCCACACAGCTGCTTGTCTTACATCTGACTGCAttgattcttttaatttccaaagtaTCTCCCTGAGGTTCAAGTTCTTTATCCAAACTACCATCCACCGAACTCTCTAGCATAACACACTATACAGTTGACAAAACACATCATCCTTGAGCACAAACAAGTCGAACTTCAATCCAAAGCCACATTGTACTATGAAAGACTAATCTACCTGTGCATGATGAATTTGAACCAAATGTAAGCAACTCTGTCCTATCAATGTCAAACTCCGGCGCAAAATCTCTTCTGCCTTCTCATATGCCAAGACTGCCTAAAACCCAATActcataagaaaacaaaaaaatcatgaCACTTtataaaatcaattcaaggacTCTCAAGAATCTACCTTTGAAGCCTCTGATACATTAGTCCCAGTATGAAATGGGAATGCGTATTTTTCGGCATCCTCCTCGCAACGTGGATTCCTATAAGCAATGCCACTAACAGTGTTAAAACCACATTTAAATGCTAAAAGGGAAGCAATACAATCACCATATTGAAGAAGCTCTCTTACAGTTGTGAGACTGTTGACTTTTTCTTCATGAGAAGAAGAGACGGGTTGACCAGGCAAGCAGCCATCTCTGTCAGGTCCATAATCCATAGAGCACTCCCCCTTGAAATTTCTGGATCGACTTTTTCCCAACTTGGTCAATCTTTTAGCTTCGCCTTCGGCGGTGTCGGAGTCGCTCGGGGGCGGACACTTGGATGGGACGGTGGCGTCGGTGGCCTTAGGGTGGTTAGCTAGTTGTGGGGCTGGGTTCTATCATCATTGTGTACTTGAACAGCCTCTACTTTTGAGGACCTGTAGTGGTAACTTAAGGACTCCGGGTGTGCTTAATGAGACTTCAAATCCTAGTCTAAATGGTAGATAGTAATGAAGAGAGGAAGATTGCCTCACCCTGTTTGGTTACAAACTCCTCACTACAAGGCTCGGCGATAGTGGGGTTTAGTACGAGACATGAAAGAAATTGTTTAAAGTTCTTGAGATGTGGGAATAGatatattgatcaagtataaatcTTCCGTATAATAAAGCTGCTTGAGAAAAAGGCAGTCTATGCTTTATGATTGAGCACATACTGGCATTCTTATATATCTAAGCCTAGTCACCATCTCAAGCAATTTAAGAACGAAGGGAGGAGTCGTGAAGTTTAGCCCATAACAGATGATTACTGCGAACAATATGGGCTAGCTCACATATTGCTTGAGAAGGCTTCTGCAGAATGCCAAGTCGAACCGCTTTTCTGGGGGATCTCCTATGAATTCAAAGACAACGTCTTCATTCTAAAGTCTTCATCGACCATGTATCTGGAACCAGAGTTTCAGAGGAGAAGCAAAAATGTTAACACATTGGATGGCCCAGAAATTTGACGAGTTTGACTAGCTAACATAACTCAGCCGAGCCAAGCATCATTCCAGTAAGTGTGAAATATGATCCGATATGATACTGCACATTGCACAATGTAACATCCTGATTAGGAAAGTGGTGGGTAGTAACGTACTGCATTCTTATGAGTACAAACCCTCTTTTGGTTACTATGCACTTCATTCCAGCGGCTTTGGCAGCTGCAAGGCCTATACTGCTGTCTTCTACTGTTGGAAAttatggagatggatgatgcttTGAGTAAGATTTGTAGGTTGAGGTGTGTGgtacactgcccttaagagtagatgtCCGCCCTTCGGAGATTATATCTCGGTGTAGCAAGTGTTGACGgcctaccctccagggtacaacaacctcgatccttgtaggtgtacactcacaatactTGGATCGTATCGAACAACTTGAAAACTTTCTTTTGGTGGAGTAGAATAAttaaaggaaacacatgagAAATTTTAGCTCGGAAAAGAAACAAAGGATTGAGTTTTCTTGTATGTTTCGATTTGGAAAGctagggattatatatatggcaGGAATGATCAATGCAATGACAATTTATTAATAGCAATTAAGCTATGTAACTCATGTAACCAAAAGGAATATTGTGACACTGATTAGGAAGAATCAAAACGTCTAATTAGGAATGACATTTATACTCTGTAACTTATATAACAGAAAATATATTTTGACATTGATGAGTAAATCAAAACGGAATAAGG
It encodes:
- the LOC112203416 gene encoding ribosomal protein S2, mitochondrial — its product is MRSLPASLGKGLVGSDGNPERQTRYEATVAGVFHRWTNYDIQFWSPSPSMNTLWRTGGFLTNSHSPKKFRSRRKKIVFGPTQPPDCLVVFDSERKSSVILEAHRLQVPIVSLVDSNMPIEYYNKITYPIPCNSSVQFVYLFCNLITKTFMLQQKKSGADSVEIETSE